CCGGAGGAGATCCGAAGATGGGTGAGAAAAGGAACCGTCGGTGGCGGGTGGTGGCGAACGGTTGCGGGATCCTGGCCGGAGTGGTCCTGGCCTGGCCGGCGGGCCCGCCGGCCGCGGGCCAGACCGTAGTGCAGGTCACCGATGTCAAGACCACCGTGGCCGGCCCCCCGGTCCTGGACGACGCGGGCACCTTCGTCTACACGGGCAGTTCGGCGGACCTGGCCGGGGAGAACCCCTCCCACGCTTTCCAAGTGGTGCGCTTCGACGCCGCCAGCGGTGCGGCCGAGGCCCTGACGGCGGTGGAGCGGGGCTCGGCGGCGCTGGTTTCGGTCAGCGACGACGGCGTCTGGCTGGCCTTTCCCTCGCCGGCCGACCTGGTGGGCGAGAACCACGATCGGGGTTCGGAGCTCTATCTCTACCGCAGCGACGGTACGGAAACCCGGCAGTTGACCCACGAGGCGGCCCCGGACGGAGGCGGGGTGGGACTGGTGGCCCTGGCCGGGAGCGGCTCCCGGGTGGTCTTCGTGGCCAACACCGACCCCCTGGGGGAGAACGCCGACAACCTCTCCCAGCTTTTCGCCGTCGATGCCGACGGCACCGGCCTGGTGCAGCTCACCCATTTCACGGCGGGAGGCTTCGACTCCCTGTCGATCAGCGACGATGGGGCGCGCGTCGTCTTCGTCAGCGACGGCGATCCCCTGGGCGGCAACCCGGACCGGGGAGACGAAGTCTTCGCCGTGCTGGCCGACGGCACGGGTCTGCGCCAGCTCACCACCACCGCGGCGGGCTACGCCGCCCCGGCCGCCTCCCTTTCGGGAGACGGCTCCACCATCGCCTTCCAGTCCAGCGGCGACCCGCTGGGCGGCAACCCGGACCACTGGGACGAGATCTTCGCCATCGCCTGGGACGGCACGGGCCTGCGCCAGCTCACCCAGACCCAGGTGGCCCTGGGCGTGACCGGCGATCCGGCTTCCCGGGCGCCGTCGATCAGCGACGACGGCCAACTGGTGGTCTACCACTCCAATCACGGCACCCTCTTCGCGAATCTCGACGGCAACTTCGAGATTTTCCGCGTGGGCAGCGACGGCACGGGGCGGACCCAGTTGACCAGTACCCTGCTCGAGGCCGGCTCGTTCCTGCCCACCTTCGCCGGGGGCGCCGGCCGGATCGCCTTCTACGCCCTGGACAGTGAGCTGCGGCTGCGGGTGATGGACGGCAACGGCAACGGCGAGCGGGACCTGCTGGTGATGGACACGACCTCCCATCAGGAGCCCACGCTCTCGCGCCCCGGCGACCTGGCGGTCTTCGTGCGCCGGACCGGTGTGCTCGGCGGGGGCGACCTGTGGCGCCAGCAGCCGCCCGGGGCGCCCTCCGAGAAGATCACCAGCCTCGGGGGCGGCACCCCGGCCGGCCCGGTCCTCAGCGACGGGGGCACGATCTACTTCAGCGCCGACAGCAACCCGGGCGGCGGGCTGGCGAACCTGGACGGGTCGGAGGAGATCTTCAGCGTCCAGGCCGACGGCTCGGGGTTGACCCAGCGTACCTCCGCCGGGGCGGGTACCGCTTCGCGGCGGCCGGCGGTCAGCGCCGATGCGACGGTGGTGGTCTTCGACAGCGACGCGGACCTCGACGCCAGCAATCCCGATGGCTCGCGGGAGATCTTCCGCCTCGACCCGACCGCCGGCAACGCGGTGACGGCCCTGACCTCGGGACCTGCGGGGACCGCCAGTGCCCGGGCGCGGATCGACGCGGCCGGCGGGTGGGTGGTCTTCGAATCCAACGCCGACCTGGCGGGCGGTAACGCCGACGGCGGCTACGAGATCTTCCGCGTGCCGGCTTCGGGCGGCGCGGTCGAGCAGATCACCGACTCGGCGTCTCCCTCCCGCGCACCGGACATCAGCGACGACGGCGGCATCATCGCCTTCGCGTCGTCGGGGGACCTGGCCGGCGCCAATGCCGACGGCAACAGCGAAATCTTCGTCTACGAGCCGGCAGGCCCCACCCTGCGCCAGCTCACCGACACGACGAAGGGCGGCTCGGGAGGCGTGCGGCTGAGCCGGGACGGGCAGTGGGTGTACTTCTTCTCCGACGCGCCCTTCTTCGAGGACGATCCCGACGCCCCGGTGGATCTCTACCGGGTTCCGGCCCAGGGGGGCGGTGTCGAACGGGTCTCGGCCTTGCGGGCGGGGCTGCTCGGCGGGCTGGGAGACGTGGGCTCGCTGGCCGGCGGCTCCCTGGGTATCGGTGACGATGCCGGACGGGTGCTCTTCTCGGGCGTGGGGGACTTCACCGAACAGAATCCCGACCTGCTCGGTGAGCTGTGGCTGGTCGACGCCGGGCGGGCGCCGCGGATCGAGGTCTCGAAGGCCGCTCCCACGGTGCTGCACTGGCGGCACGAGTCGGGTCCCCTGCGCTACGACGCGATTCGCGGCTCGGTGGACCAACTCGGTGTCGGCGACCTGGGCCCCGTGGTCTGTCTCGAAGACGACTCCCCCGACGCCGACACGGAAGGCTTCGGCGACAGCCAGGCTCCCGCCCCGGGCCAGGCTTTCTTCTACCTCTATCGCGGCACCCGGGGGCTGCTCGACGGTCCCGGCAGCTACGGCCGCAGTTCGGGGGGCAGCGAGCGCCGGCCCGCCAGCGGCGGGTGTTCCTGAAGCAAACGCCGGCCGGCCCCGGGTACCGGGAAAACCGGGTCGAAAGCCCCCGGGGAGAAGCAAGAGTGGCGCCGGGGGGGGCGGCTAGCCCACCTTGCGAAACTTCTCGTAGCGTATTTCGAGCAGGCGGCTGTCCGGTCGGTACTGTTCGGCCCGGGGAACCGATATGCGCCGGTGGTGCATCTCCTTCAGGCCATGGAGGAGCATCGGGCCGTCGGATTCCTCGAGGACGTCGGGTCGCACCTCCACGATGTGGTCCGGTCGGATCCCGATGAAGTAGTTGTCGAAGGCGGCGTGGTGCAGCTTGCACAGGGCCAGGCCGTTGGAAACGCGGGCGACACCCCGGTCGTCGGAGTCCGGGACGATATGGGCGGCATCGAGCAACTGGTCGTGGCGCAGCCGGCACAGGGCGCAGGTGTGCCGGTACGCCTCGAGGACGCGCTCGCGAAACGTGCGTTGATGCAAACGTTGCCTGACGCTGCGCGTTGCATAGCGGCGGCGAATCGTCTCCGCATCGCTTCCCCGGGTCCAGTCCACGGAGAAGATCTGCGGGATCGAACCGACCGCGGGCTGCTCGTCGAAGGCGATGACCACGCGCCTGTGCGGGGGGTCGTCCTCGACGACGTACACCGGCCAGGCTGCCAGGTACCGTCCTTTCAGCACGCCATGCAGGTAGACGAGAGGCGTCCGCTGTTCGAAGGCCTTGCGGAGTCCTTTGTTGTCGCGGTGGTTGGGGTCGCTGCCGCAGTAGTGGTATATCAAAAAGCCGTCGTCAGTCAGCTCGTCTTTGTAGGGGTTCCCCGGGCTGGTGGTGATCGACAAAGGGACTTCCGGGATGATGGCGGGTTTCCAGATGCCCCTCTGGCTGATCAGCGGAATGCTGCGTCCCCCGAACTCGAAACCGGCGCGCAGCGCCTGCCAGGAAAGCAGTCGCTCGGGATCTGCGTTCTGACGGGCCAGCCAGTTGAAGGCCGCCAGGCGGATCTGTGTGTCGAGGGTGGACGGGGGCATCCTTCCTCCGGGCACCCCGGATCGTGGGGGAAGCCTGCGGGATTGTCGAGGGGCGCCGGGATCGTCGTCAAGGGGCGGCGCACGGGGAGCACGACGGCGCGTTAGAATCCTCCACCGTGAATACGCGACCCTCCTCGAGCCCTCCCCCCGGCCCCACCACCGCCCTGCCGCGCCTGGCCTTCGTCGTCGCGGCGCTGGGGGTGGTCGGTGTTTTCCTGTTTCTCCAGTGGTTGCGCTACGGCGAGCCCCTGGGGCTCGACCAGGGGCTGTTCGCCTGCTTCGGCCGCTGGGGCCTCGAAGGATGGCTGCCCTATCGGGACATCTGGGACCAGAAGCCGCCGGGGCTGACCCACGTCTACGCCCTGGCCTTCGCCCTCTTCGGTGTGCGGGTGCCGGCGGTGTGGCTGCTCGAGGGCCTCGTGCTGGCGGCCGAGAGCCTGCTGGCCTTCGCCCTGGCGCGGCGGCTGTGGGGGCGTTGGGCGGGGTTGATCGCCGCCCTGCTGCTGCCGACCGGACTGTGGGCGCCCCAGTGGCAGGGCTACTGGTCGAGGGCCCAGGGGGAGCTGTGGCTCGCCCTGCCCGTGCTCGGAGCCGCCTGGCTGAGCCTGGACGCGGGCGAGCGCGCCTCCCGCGCCCTGTGGGTGGGCGTGCTGATCGGCGTGGCGGGCCAGTTCAAGATGCCCGCCCTGGCGCTGGCTGCCATCTGGCCCTGGCTGTGGCTCGAGCCCCGGCAGCCGATGGCGTGGGTCCGGCGGGGCCTTCTGCTCGCTGCGGGGATGGTGCTGGCCTGGGTCCCCGCCTTCGTCTACTTCGCCCTGCGAGGCGGGGTGGGGGAGTTCTACGAGGCGGTGTTCGTCTTCCCGCGGGTCTTCCACCACGTCACCGCGGAGTTCCGCAACTGGGGCCACGTGATCGCCTGGGTTCCCCGAGGAGTGTGGTTCGGAATTCCCACGGCGGTGGTCGGCGCGGGGCTGTGCCTGCTCAGGCTGGCCCGGGGGCGGGATCGCCTGCTGGCCTGGGTGCTGCCCTGGCTGCTGCTGCCGGTGGTGGTGGTGATCATCCAGGGGCAGATGGCCAACTACCACTACCTGCTGACCGTGCCCGCCTTCGCGGTGGCGGCGGGGGGCGGGATCGCCTGGCTCGGCGAGTCCTTCGGCGCGGGCGGCCGCCGCCGCGTCCTGGCCGCCGCCGGCCTGCTGCTGCTGGTCGTGGTGGCCGCCGGCGAGCTGGGCCGCTGGACCGGCGACCCCCAGCTCCAGGCGGCCTGGGCCTACCGCACGGGCGCCATCGGTCGCGATGCTTACCTGCGCCGGATCGCGCAGGGCAGCTTCGAGCCCGCGCTCGAAGAGCAGGTCGCCCGGGTGGTGGCCCGGGCCAGCGCGCCGGGCGAGTCGCTGCTGGTCTGGGGCCTGGGACCGGGAATCTACTTCCTCGCCGACCGCCATCCGGTCACCCGCTATCCCTTCCACCATCTCTTTCTCACCGGCGAGCGGCTCTCGGTGGCCATCGGCGGACTCGAGCAGCGGCGGCGGGAGTTTCTCGAACGGTTCGACCGGGATCCACCGGGGGTGATCCTGGTTGGCCGAGGCGACCTCAACCCCTTCGAGGGGGAGGACTCCTACGCCCAGATGATCAAGTTCGACCCTCTCCGCCGGCGGGTGCAGGCCGACTACCGCGTGGACCGGGAGGTGGGCCGCTGGCTGGTCTACCGCCGCGGCTCAGCGCAGGCGGGCCAGGGCGCCGCGGATCGCCGCTGAGCCCTTGCCGTAGGCCGGCAACGATTCGAGCAGGCGCCGGGCCCGGCGGGTCTCGCCGCTGGCATTGGCGAAAGTGACCAGGGCATCGAGGGCCTTGCGGTCGCTGCCGCGCAAGGCCAGCGCCCGGGCGAAGGCCTCGAGAGCCCCCCCCGCGTTGCCGACCGCTCCCCGGGCCCGGCCGAGCTGGGTCCAGGCCTGCGGGTCCCCCGGGTGCCGATCGACGTGCCGCTCGAGGCGCTCGAGGGCCCTCGGCGCCCGACCCAGGTCGATCTCGCAGCGGGCCAGTTCCGCCACGGCTCCCACCGCCTCCGGGTAGGCGCCGGCGAAGCGGGCCCACAGGGCGCAGGCCTCCTCCGCGCGTCGTCGGGCCTCGAGGAAAGCCGCGTAGAAGCGGTGACCGAGGAGGAAGGAGGGGTGGTCCCGGACCAGTTCCCGGTAGGTGGCGTCGGCGGCGGCAGGGTCGTCCACGTTTTCGAGGGCCAGAGCCAGTTTGAGCTGGTACTGGGGGTTGCCCGGATCGTCGCGGTTGAGCCGCCGGAGCATGCGTACCGCGGCGGGGGCCTGGCCGGCGAGGATCAGGTGCTGGGCGCGGATCAGCACCTGGTAGTCGACCAGGTTGTCCACCGGGTTGCGCCCGGTGACGGGAGGCAACGGGTCGTCCGGGGGAGCGGCGGCGCCCCCGGCGGCATAGCCCAGGCTTTCGAGACGGGCCATGTCCTCGGCCTCGAGCTGGCCGCCGCTGCCCAGGGCGCTTTGGATCCGTTCGGCCCGCAGCCGCCTGCGCTGCATCTCCTCGAGGGTGGTCCGCATCCGGGCCGTCCGCTCGGGATGCTCGGCGGCCAGGTTGTGGCGCTCGGCGGGGTCGGTGGCCAGGTCGTAGAGTTCTTCCCGGGGAGCGGCGATGTAGACCCAGTCGCCCTGGCGCAGGCCGTAGAGGGGTGACCAGCCCAGCTCCTCGTGCGCATAGATCGACTCGGTGTAGAGGGGGCGGTCGGCGCTCGGCGGATCGGCGAGCAGGTCACGGCCCTCGAAGTCCTCCCCGGGGGTGACATCCAGCAGGCCGAGCAGGGTGGGGGCCAGGTCGGTGGTGCTGACGCCGCCCTCGATCACCGAGCCGGCGGTGATGCGACCGGGAGCGCGGATCAGCAGCGGGACCCGGATCGTCGCCTCGTAGAGCAGCATGCCGTGCTCTTCCTCGCCGTGCTCGCCGAGGGACTCGCCGTGGTCGGCCACCAGGGCGGTGACCGTGTGGGGCGCGGCGGGAGAGGCGGCCAGGGCGTCGAGCAGTCGACCCACCTGGGCGTCGGTGAAGGCCACCTCGCCCGCGTAGGGGTCGGTGGGGTGGGCCGAGCGGTGGGGTTCCGGCGCTTCGTAGGGAGAGTGCGGATCGAAGAGATGGACCCAGACGAAGAACGGTTGCGAGCCGTGGGCCTCGATCCAGCGCAGGGCGCGATCGACCACCTCGTCGCCCGGGCGCTGGGAGCGGGGTCGACCCTGAGCGTCGACGCCCAGGTCGTCGTCGAACAGCTCGAAGCCGTGGTCCAGGCCGAAATCCCGTGAAGCGGTGTAGGCGGCGACGAAGGCGGCGGTGCGCCGCCCCCGGGCGCCGAGGATCGTGGCCAGGGTGGGCACGTCCCCGGGCAGGCGATAGCGGTAGTTGTTGCGCACCCCGTGGGCCAGCGGGCCGAGGCCGCTGAGAATCGTGGCGTGGGAGGGGGCGGTGATCGGTACGGTGGTCCAGGCCCGGCGGGCCAGCAGACCCTCGGCGGCGAGGGTGTCGATGCGGGGTGTGGGAACCGGCGTCCGGGGGTCGTAGCAGCCGAGGTGGTCGGCCCTGAGGGTGTCGACGGTGATCAGCAGCAGCGAGTCGAGGCCCGCGCGGGGCGGGGCGCTCGAGCAGGATGCTCCCATCAGCGCGAGCAGTATCGCCGGCAACGCTGCCGGCAGCCATCGCGGGTATGCCATCGGGCCTCCTCGGCTCTGCCGCCCCGGGGGGGGCGGTGTCGCTGGTTGTACCCCGCCCGCGATGGCCAGGCAACGGGGCCCGCCGGTGATGGGGCCTGGGGGGCGGCCGGGCGCCGCCGCTTTCAGGCCGCGGGCGGGAGCCCTCCGGTCAGGGGCCTTCCCAGTTGCAGGTGTTGGTGCCGCGCACCACGTAGTGGCGGATGCTCCCGGCCCGGCCGCCGGCCGCTCCGCTCAGGGTCAGGGTCGTGCCGCCGCTGGTCTGGCCGACGAGTGCCGGTGTGTCGAGCCGGGCGTCGTCGTCGGCGAGCAGGTTGTAGCCATCGGCGTCTGCGGCCATCTGCCAGTCGAACACCAGGTCGGCGCCGGCCTTCTCGACGGTCATCGTCGGCGGTACGGCGCCGGGGATCACGTCGGAGCAGGAGAACGCGGCGCAGTCGAAGGGTTCGTCGACCGTGGCGTGGATCGTCCAACTGCGCAGGGTGCTGCCGGTGGGGAACGGTCCGGGAACGACGTCCTGGATCGACAGGGTCCAGGTCCCCTCGAGCGGCTCCCCGTCGAAATCGCTCATCACCCCGGGCCCGTCCGGCTGCCGGTCGCGATCGTAGCGCGTGTCGAGACCGCCCGATGTCTGGTTCTTCAGGCGTACGGTGGTGCCGGCGGGAGAACTGACCTCGACGATCAGGTCACTCGAACGGATGGCGCTGATGTCGATCGAGACGTCCAGGTCGGTGACCGTGCGCACGTCGTCGATGGTGATCGTCGAGATCACCGGCTCGGTGGTCTGGTTGGGAATGTTCGTGTCCTGGTCGTTGAGGTAGTCCCGTACGAAGACTCCCATGCCGATGTCGAAGAGATCGGTGTGGAGCGGTACGTCGAGGGCCTGTGAATCGAGGGCGAAGCCCAGCACGTCACCGCATACCGCATCGGGGAGCACGGTGAGCCGGAAGTGGGGAGCCAGGGACTCCTGCACCTCCGTCTGGAGAATGTCCGGCCAGGTGGTGTCCGGTGTCAGCACGCGCACCACGCGGGGGTCGAGGGTGCGCAGTCCACCGTTGACCTCGAGGGCATCCGCCGCACCGTAGTTGAACAGGGAAGTCGGCAGCGTGATCGTCTCGCCGGGCTCGAGCCGGCCGTCGCCGTCGCCGTTGGCCCCGGAATCGTCGACACGGTGAGCGTTGAGGATCAGCTTGGCGGTCTCGGGGATGCGCACGCAATTGGAAACCGGGCCGCTGCATGCGGGATTGGCGGCGTTGGGTCGCACGCGGTAGTTGACGATGAAATCCTCGGAAACGTTGTCGTCGAAGAACGATGTCGCCGGCGCGTCGACGGTGGCGATGTTCACCGCCTGGGCATCGCAGCCCAGGTCGCCCCGAAAGACCGTGTAGGTGGCGGCCTCGGGCACGGTGTCCCAGGTCAACTCGACACCGCCGCCGGAGGGAGAGGCGGCGAGTTGCGGCGCGGCGAGGGTGGGGCAGGAGCTGAAGTTCTGGTTTTGCGGATCGCCGGCGGTGCCGCATGCGATGGCGTGACGATCGAAAGCCGCGAACAGTGCCGCCGCGTGGGGAGTTCCGTTGGACAGGTCGCCGTCGTCGTCGTCGGCGACCCGCATCTGCTGGTACCAGCTCGAAGAGCCGCAGGAGTCGGAGTCGGGAAGCGAGCAATTGTAGATGTCACCGCCCGAGCCGGTGCGGGTTTCGTACCAGAGCTTCTCGGCGAGTTGCCAGGCGCTGGCCGGATCCAGGCCCATGGCGGGCAGGTCCCGCGTCGCCAGGTCGAAGATCGACTCGCTGATCGGGTGGGACTCACAGTGGACCTGGCGTCCACAGGGGCCGTCGCCGCTTCCGCAGCGCGGGTCGACGAAGCCCGCGGGGGTCGCCGGCTCACCCGCCTGGCGGCGTGCCCAGTCCATTTCGCGTACGCCGGTGCAGTCGAGGCAGGTGTCTCCGAAACCACTGCACGTGCGCCCGTCGACGTAGAAACCGGGCCCGATGCAGCTGTCGTGGCTCCAGAAGATCGCGACCACATCGGCGTAGGCCTCCGACGGGTTGTCGAAACCACCGCCGTCGTTGTCGTCCATGCCGTGTCCCCATTCGTGGACCAGCACGCCGAGGTTCTCACCCGTGTTGCCGCAGCCGTTGCCGGCCCGGAACATGTTGATCTGGCCGCTGTAGGAGGCGTTGCAGGTGTTGTTGACGTTGGTGTTGACCGTCAGCACGCCCTGGAGCCAGGCGCTGTCGGGCATGTAGGCCCGCGCCGCCTGCTTGGCGCGGTTGATGTCGTAGAACGCCGTGCGGGCGGCGCTGGTGTTGCCGGCGCTCGCCGCGGGTTGCACGGCGCAGTTCTCGCCCGCCCGTTGGCCGAGGTCGAGCCCCTCACCGCAGACGGCGGTCCGGCTGATGGGTCCGCACGCATCGTCGATGCGCACGTAGCGGCCGTCGAGGCTCGTCGTCACCGGAGCCAGGTCGCTGTTGCAGGAGTAGACCCCGAAATCGTCGGTGAACACGGTGGGTTGCCCGTCCTCGCTCAGGTCGGCGAAGGGGAGCGGGTGGGGGAAGTCACAGCCTCCGGTCGCGCAATCACCATTGCCCATCCGGGGGAAGACCCCGCCGCGTACGGAGGCGTAATGGGCCGCGTCGTAAAACGCCAGTACCTCGCCGCTGTGGGCGTCGATCTCGCCGACCCACAGGGGGGCCTCGCCCGCGACGCGGAACGACAGGCGCCAGATCAGTCGGTGGATCAGTCCCTCGCCCCGCGCCCCCCGCCAGGGTGTGGGAGACGACTCCATGCGCGGATCGAGAGCGAGCAGCGTCAGCTCCGGAGGGTCGGCCGGCAGGCGAGCGTCACGGTCGTCGCCGCCGAGGTAGGCGTCGAGAATCGTTTGCGCCTCGGCGGCGTCGATGCGGGGCACGCCATCGACGGTGGCGCGGGCCCAGCGGTGGGTGCCGAAGGCGACCAGGTTGCCCGCGGCGACGTGGAAGTCGAGGCGCGCGTTGGAGACAGGCACGCCATCGACGACTTGCCTGAAGACCAGTTGGTACACGCCGGGGCGCCGCATGGCCGAGGCCTGGCGGTCGAGTTCGATCCGGTCGTTCCAATCGCCGAGCAGCGTCCGGTGGTCGCTGAGGAACTCCCGGGCCAGACGCTCGAGGCGCTCGAGGGTGACCGGCCCGTCGGCTGGCAGGGTGTTGCCGGCTCCCGGGACCCAGGCGATGCCGCGTCCTTCGGCGAGGGCGGGCAGGGCGCTGCGCGGGTCGAGGTAGATCTTCCAGGTGCCGTCCTGCCCGGCGATGAACTCCTCCCAGCCGCGGCGCAGGGCATCGGCGGCGGGGAGCTGATCGACGGCCATGGGGCGGATCGCCACCGCGCCACCGAGGCGGGGTTTGAGGGCGCCGTCGTAGCGCGCCAGGTGTTCGCGTGGCTGCACCGCCGACGCGGGCAGGACGAGGCTGAGGATCCAGGCGCACACCCACAGCGTGCGCAGAGTGCTTGTCTGCTTTGCAGTCACGTCATGACCTCCGGGACTTCGGCGCCCGATTTCCGGCAGGGCCGGCGGGGGGATGGTGGCATCGGTGTACGCCGATGCGTCCAGGGAAGCGATCACGATCGTGTCAAAGATCGGCCGGGAGGCGGGATGGCGGCCGGGATCGGCGGACGGCGGGAAGGCCCGGATCGCCGGGGTCTCCGCCAGGCGGGACGGCCGGCGGCGACGCCGTGCGGGGTGCGCTGCCAAGCGGTGACCGGGCCCCGGCGCTGGGCGGGTTTCGGCTTCCGCGCGGGGATGCCGGCACCCTCGAGTCCCCTTGGGAGGTGGAGCTTGCGGCTGGTTTCTCTGCCCTGATAGGCTCACTCGCCGGTGCCGGCGGGCGGACTGCCGGTGGCGCGGAAACGGGCGGCGGATGACGGCGGAAGAGCGCAGGGAAGATCGGCCCGCGGGCGGGAGTCGTGCCGCCATCGTGGCGGCGGGCATTTTCGCCAGTCGCCTGGCGGGCTTGATCCGCGACCGGGCGCTGGCCCACTTCTTCGGTGTCGGCGGCTACGCGGACGTGTTCCGCACCGCCCTGCGCGGCCCCAACGTGCTGCAGAACCTGCTGGGTGAGGGCACCATTTCGGCGGCTTTCATCCCCGTCTACTCGCGGCTGATCGAGCAGGGACGGCGGGAGGAGGCGGGACGGTTGGCGGGGGCCGTGTTCTCGCTTTTGCTGGTGCTGGCCGCGGTCCTTTCCCTGGCCGGGATCCTGTTCGCCCGGCCCATCGTCTCGATCTTTGCCCCGGGCTTCCTGCTCGATGTGGCCACACCCGGCGCCGTCGACCGCTTCGCCCTGGCGGTCGAGGCCGTGCGGATCATCTTCCCCATGACCGGCGTGCTGGTGCTCTCCGCCTGGGCCCTGGGGGTGCTCAACTCCCACCGTCGTTTCCTCGTGCCCTACCTGGCGCCGGTGTTGTGGAATGTCTCGATCATCGCCGCCCTGGTGGCCGTTTCCCGGGGCGCCTGGCAGCCCGAGTCGCTGCTGCTGGCCGCCTGCTGGGGCGCGCTGGCCGGGGGCGCGCTGCAGTTCCTCGTACAGCTTCCTTTCGTGGCCGGGGTGCTGCGGGGCTTCCGGCCGTCGCTCTCCCTGGGGGTCGGCGGCGTGCGGGAGGTGCTGCGGGCGGTGGGGCCGGTCATCGCCGGGCGGGGGGTCTACCAGCTCTCGGCCTACCTGGACCTGGCCCTGGCCTCTCTACTCGCGGCGGGGGCGGTGGCGGCCATGGGCTGGGCGGCGACGCTCTACCTGCTGCCGGTGAGCCTGTTCGGCATGTCCGTGGCGGCGGCGGAATTGCCGGAACTCTCCCGCCGGGCCGATGGTGGTGACGGTTATCTTCCGCGTCTGCGCCGCAGCCTCGAGCAGATGGCCTTCGCCGTGGTGCCCACCTCGGTGGGCTACCTGGCCTTCGGCTGGTTGATCGTGGGAGCGATCTATCGCTCGGGACGCTTCACCCTGGCCGACAACGCCCTGGTGGCCCTGGTGCTGGCGGGTTACACCCTGGGCCTGGTGGCAACCACCTGGTCCCGGCTGCTGCAAAACGCTTTTTTCGCCCTGGGTGAGACGGTGGTGCCGGCCAAGATCGCCGGGTTGCGGGTGGGCGTCTCGGCCCTTGTGGCGGTGCCGGCGATGCTGGCCCTCGATCGCCACGGCATGGCGGAGATCTTCGGGGGGGCGGCCGCCGGCAGTGACCTGCGCCTCGGGGCGCTGGGGCTGGCCCTGGGATCCGCGGCGGGGGCCTGGGTGGAGCTGGCCGCCCTGCGCCGCCGCCTGGCGGCCCGGGTGGGGGGACACTTCCTGCCCCTGGGCCGGGCCCTGGCCCTGGCGGTGGTGGCCGCGGGAGCCGCGGCCCCGGCGGCGCTGACCTGGTGGCTTCTGGCGGGAGGTCCCGTGCTGCTGGTCGCGCCGGCGGTGGTCGGCCTCTACGCTGCGTTGTACTTGGCGGCCTGCCCGGCGCTGGGCCTGGGCAGCCTGCGCCAGTGGCTGGGCCGGGTGGAGCGAGGCAGGCGATGAGCGGCAAGCAGGTGGTCTTCGGGTTGGGGACGGGGCGCTGCGGGACGGTGACCCTGGCCGGGTTGCTCGACGCCCAGGCCGACGCCGCCGTCGGCCACGAGCGGCCGGGGGCGGCGCTGCGCTGGAGCGGGGGAGAGGCGGCGCTCGACGCGCTGCTCGAAGAGCTGGGGGCGTCGCCCCGTCGCCTGGTGGGTGACGTGGGTTTCTACTACCTGCC
The Acidobacteriota bacterium DNA segment above includes these coding regions:
- the murJ gene encoding murein biosynthesis integral membrane protein MurJ; this translates as MTAEERREDRPAGGSRAAIVAAGIFASRLAGLIRDRALAHFFGVGGYADVFRTALRGPNVLQNLLGEGTISAAFIPVYSRLIEQGRREEAGRLAGAVFSLLLVLAAVLSLAGILFARPIVSIFAPGFLLDVATPGAVDRFALAVEAVRIIFPMTGVLVLSAWALGVLNSHRRFLVPYLAPVLWNVSIIAALVAVSRGAWQPESLLLAACWGALAGGALQFLVQLPFVAGVLRGFRPSLSLGVGGVREVLRAVGPVIAGRGVYQLSAYLDLALASLLAAGAVAAMGWAATLYLLPVSLFGMSVAAAELPELSRRADGGDGYLPRLRRSLEQMAFAVVPTSVGYLAFGWLIVGAIYRSGRFTLADNALVALVLAGYTLGLVATTWSRLLQNAFFALGETVVPAKIAGLRVGVSALVAVPAMLALDRHGMAEIFGGAAAGSDLRLGALGLALGSAAGAWVELAALRRRLAARVGGHFLPLGRALALAVVAAGAAAPAALTWWLLAGGPVLLVAPAVVGLYAALYLAACPALGLGSLRQWLGRVERGRR